In Nocardioides sp. W7, the genomic stretch ACGAAGAGCAGGTACGCCGCGCGCGGGCTCATCGGCCGTGGCGTCCGGGTGCTCCCGGACGAGCGGACCGCGTGCCAGGCGGTCAGGGCGGCGATCACCAGCAGCACCGCGGCCGACGCGAGCCGCAGTGGCGTCGCGACCGGCTCGAGCAGCGCCGACAGGGCCGCGCCGGCGAGCACCGCGAGGGCGGCGTACACCCCGTCGACCGTGGCGATGCCGAGTGCGGCCGCCGCGCCGACGCGGTACGACGTCCGGGCCGTGAGGGTGACCAGGAACGCCCCGACCGCGCCGATCGGGATGGCGATCGCCCAGCCGGTGACGAGACCGGACACCAGCACTTCGAGCACGCACGGATCATCCCGGTCCGTGGACCCACCCGGCCACCCGATTAGGTTGGTCGTCATGCGGATCACGAAGTTCGGCCACGCCTGCGTCCGGGTGGAGCACGACGGCGCCACCATCGTCCTCGACCCCGGGGTGTTCACCGACCGGGCCGCGCTCGACGGCGCGGACGCGGTGCTGATCACCCACGAGCACGTCGACCACTACCTGCCCGACCACCTCGCGGCGATCGACGTACCCGTCTTCACGATCGACGCGGTCGCCGCGAAGATCCGCGAGGACGTGCCCGAGGTCGCCGAGCGGACCACGGTCGTGCTGCCCGGGCAGACCTTCGAGGTCGCCGGCCTGCCGGTGCGCGCGGTCGGGGAGCTGCACGCGGTCATCCACCCCGACTACCCGCGCTTCCACAACAGCGGCTTCGTCATCACCGCTGGCGCCGAGAAGGTCTACCACCCGGGCGACGCGCTCACCGGTCCCGGCGAGTACGTCGACGTCCTGCTGGCGCCGGTCTCCGCCCCGTGGCTGAAGATCTCCGAGGCCATCGACTTCGCGCGCTCGGTCGAGGCGCCGCGCAACCTCGCGATCCACGACCGGATCTACTCCGACGTCGGGCTCGGCTTCGTAGAGACGCACATGAACGCGTTCCTGCCGAAGCAGGGCCTCAGCTACGTCCGGCTCGCCGACGGCGAGGAGCTGGCCTGACGCCGGTGGACGCGCGGCCTGACGCTGGTTGAGGTGTGAGGAGCGCTAGCGACGAGCCTCGAAACCCGGTGGGTGGCGGGTCGGCCGTGATCGAGGTCGTCCGAGGGACCAGCTGGGTTTCGAGGCTCAGGACTTCGTCCTTCGCACCTCAACCGGCGTCAGGGCGCGAGCGCGTCCCGAACCGGCACGAACTTGGCCTGCGCCTCGGCGAGCTCGGCCTCCGGGTCGGAGTCGCCCACGATCCCGCAACCGGCGAAGAGCCGCACGGTGGCACCGTCGAGGGACGCCGAGCGCAGGGCGATGCCCCACTCGCCGTCGCCGGAGGCGTCCATCCAGCCGACCGGCCCGGCGTAACGGCCCCGGTCCATGCCCTCGATCTCGGCGATCAGCGCCGTCGCGACGGGGGTGGGGGTGCCGCCGACGGCCGCGGAGGGGTGCAGCGCCTCGGCGAGCTGCAGCGACGAGACGGTAGCGGCGTCGTGGACGACGCCGTTCACGTCCGTCGCGAGGTGCATGACGTTGGGCAGGTGCAGCACGAACGGCGCCTCGGGCACGTTCATCGAGGAGCAGTGCGGCTCGAGGGCGTCGGCGACCGAGCGGACGGCGTACTCGTGCTCCTCGAGGTCCTTCGACGAGCGGGCCAGGGTCGCAGCGAGGGCGAGGTCGCGCTCGTCGTCGCCGGTACGACGGATGGTGCCGGCCAGCACGCGGGAGGTGACGAGGCCGCGCTCGCGGCGGACGAGCATCTCCGGCGTGGCGCCGAAGATGCCGTCGACGTGGAAGGTCCAGCACATGGGGTAGCCGGACGCGAGGCGACGCAGCGGCCAGCGGACGTCGATGGGGTCGGTGGCGGTGGCGATCAGGTCACGGGCGAGGACGACCTTCTCCAGGTCGCCGGCCTCGATCCTGGCGACGGCGTCGGCGACGACCGTCATCCACTGCTCGCCGTTGAGGGCGCCGTCGGCGAACCGGACGCCGACGGGCGCGGGCGGGACGTCCTGGGCGACCGGGAGCTCGACCTCGGCGCCGACCGTCGTCAGCCAGGCGGAGTCGCCGCGCCGGCCCACCACGACGGACGGGACGACGAGGAGCGAGTCACCGGGGTCGTCGGCGAAGGCGAAGGTGCCGAAGGACACCAGCCCGGTGCCCGGCTCCTGCACGTGATCGTCGACGACGGCGCGTGCCGTCGCCTCGCTCCACCACTTCGCGGCGTCGGCGAACCGGGTGGGTCCGCTGGTGCGCACCTCGGCCGCGACGCCCCAGCCGACGAGGCCCTCGCCCCGGCGCAGCCACGTCACCGGGCGGTCGCGGGGGAGCAGGTCGAGGAGCGAGTCCGCGACGGCGGGATCGACGGGCACGGTCCGGGCGACCAGGGGGCCGGCCGGAGGCTGCCCGTCCGGGGTCGCGCTCGATGTCACGACACGAGCGTAGTCGGCGCCGGAGTGGGCCACTTGCCCGGCTCACAGGGTTCGTGGGTAACGTCACGGGCGTGCAGAACACTCCCGCCGTCCAGCGCGCCGTCGGCCTCGGCCTCGGCGCGGTCGTCCTCGGGCTGTTGATCGTGCTCGCCGTGGCCCTCCCCAAGGCGCAGGGCGAGACCGGCTCGACCGGTGCCGCCGACCTGCCCGCCACGCTCCCCGGCGGCTGGACCGCCACCGACGCGCTGAAGCCCGACGAGCTGCCCGCCGAGGCCGGCATCGACGCCGAGGCGATCGAGCGCCAGGCGGAGCGGCGGGCCTTCGCCGAGCAGGCGTACGCCGAGGTGTACGACGACGCGCCGTCGTTTCGGACCTACACCGACGAGTCGCTGCAGAAGTTCGCGCTCGTGACGGTGTTCGCTGGCGAGGCCCAGGCCTTCGCGCCGGGCGACCCGCCGGTCGACGCCGAGGCCGAGGGCATGGCCCGGTCCACGTCCGAGCTCGTGCGGCAGGACGACGCCCTGTGCTCGGTGAGCTACCAGGCGGTGGCCGCGGGCCAGGACGCCGGTGCGCCGACCTCGATCAGCTGCCAGCTGCCGACCGCGGGTCAGACGATCCAGGTGCAGGCCCAGGGCGTCACGGTCGAGGAGGCCTTCGCGCTGCTCGACGAGCTCGCGACCGCCGTCGCCTGACCCGAGACCCGACCCGACGACAAGCTCGCCGAGTCAGCACTACTGGTGCTGACTCGGCCCCCCATTCGTGCTGACTCGGCAGGGTCGACCGCGGTCAGGTGGGGTCAGGAGCGGTAGATGATGACCGGGTCGCCGACCCTGACCTGGTCGAAGAGCCAGGCGATCGCCTCGCGGTCGCGGACGTTCACGCAGCCGTGGGACGCGCCGGCGTACCCGACCGCGACGAAGTCGGGGCTGTAGTGGACCGCCTGGCCGCCGCTGAAGAACATCGCGAACGGCATCGAGGACCCGTAGAGGCTCGACACGTGGTCACGACTCCTGCGCTGGACCCGGAACGCACCCTCGCGGGTCGCCAGGCCGGGGCCGCCGAAGCGGGCGTCGACGGTCTTCAGCACCTCGCCGTCGACCACCCAGCGCAGGGTGCGGCTCGACTTGTCGACACAGACGACCCGGCCGGTCCGGCAACGCCGGTCGAGCGGACCCGGCACGTTGCTCCCGCCGCCCCGCATCTCCGCCCGGGTGGGCGCGGTCGTCATCGTCCGGAGCCGGCGCAGTGTGCGCCGGTCGACCGCGCCGGTCACGGGGATTCCCCGCTTGCCCTGGAAGCCGCGTACGGCGTCGGTGGTCAGGTCGCCGTACCGCCCGGTGGGGTCGGCCTGGAACCAGTCGAGCTGGACCAGCCGGGCCTGCAGGGCGCGGACCCGTCGACCCCGGTCGCCGGGGGCGAGGATCGCGGGCCGGGCCGCGGACACGGCGACGGGGGCAGACGCGGGAGCGGTGGCCCGACGGTCCTCCTGCTGGCTCGCCCAGCCGGCGCCGTACGCCGTGGCCGAGACCAGGACTGCGAGCGTGACGACGAGCACCAGGCGGCGCACGAGCAACATGACGGTGTCCTTTGCTACGGGGGTTGATCGGGGGGATCTCCGAACACGAGGGAGACGCCTGGGGAGGGGAGTTGGTTGCATCCGGCTCCGGACTCCCGACGTGTCGCATCTAGCCTGTGCGGGTGGCCCGTGCAGAGCTGGACAAGCAGCCGACCGACGTCCGACGCATGTTCGACGCGGTCGCGCGTCGCTACGACGTCACCAACGACGTCCTCTCGATGGGTCAGGACCGGCGCTGGCGCAGGTCCGTCATCGCGGCGGTCGACCCGCAGCCGGGGGAGCGGGTCCTCGACCTCGCGGCCGGCACCGGTACGTCGAGCCAGCCGTTCGCCGACCGCGGAGCGACCGTGGTCCCGTGCGACTTCTCGCTGGGCATGCTCCGGGTGGGGAAGCAGGCGCGCCCGCACCTGCCGTTCACGGCCGGCGACGGCACCCGGCTCCCGTTCGCCGACGACACCTTCGACGCCGTCACGATCTCCTTCGGGCTGCGCAACATCGTCGACCCGCTCGCCGGCCTGGCCGAGCTGCAGCGGGTCACCCGTCCCGGGGGTCGGCTGGTGGTCTGCGAGTTCAGCCACCCGACCTGGGCGCCGTTCCGCACGGTCTACCTGGAGTACCTCATGAAGGCGCTGCCCGCGATCTCGCGCGCGGTCTCCTCCTCCCCGGACGCCTACGTCTACCTCGCGGAGTCGATCCGGGCCTGGCCCGACCAGGAGCGCCTCGCCGCGCTGATCGCGAAGGCCGGCTGGGCCCGCCCGGAGTGGCAGAACCTCTCCGGCGGCATCGTCGCCCTGCACCGCGCGACCTGCTGACGACGGACCCGGGGCCGCCGAGGCGGCGGCTCGCTCAGCCCGGCGGCAGAATCGTGAACGCGGCCGGCAGGGTGAGCGACGGCCCGCCGCCGGTGGCGCGCACGTCGTACGTCCCCGGGGCGAGCTGGGGCACCTGACAGGACGCTGCGGAGAGGACGCCCTGCGCGTCGGCCGCGATCGCGCAGCTGTGCGTCCCGCCGATGGACACGACGACGGAGCTCCCCGGGACCCAGCTCGTCCCGTCGACACGGAACACGGTGCCCGCCACGCCGGAGCCCACGGCCGGCACCAGGGTGACCCGGTGGACGGTCAGGACCACGGTCGCGGTGTTCCCGGCCGCGTCGGTCACCGTGAGCTCGTGGAGGCCCGCGGAGAGGTCGGGCACGGGGACGGGGAGCGCGCGGAGCAGTCCAGAGCGATCAGTACGTCCCGTGGCGAGCTCGGTGCCGCCGAGGGTGACGGACACGTCGCTGGTGGCCGCCAGCCCGAGGATCTCGAGCTGGGTGGTCTGGCCGGGCGCGACCCGGGCCGGCGCGGCGGTGGCGCTGCCGACGACGGTGAAGGTACCGGCCGAGATCGCCGGCCCCCCGCCGGCGGCGGTCAGGTCGTAGCTGCCCCCGGCCATGGTCGGCACGGTGCAGGTCCCGGGTCCGAAGGCACCCGTGGCGTCGGTGTGGAACGTGCAGGGGTTGGGGCTGCCGATCTGGATGGTGACATTGACGCTCGCGGGCCAGCCGCGCCCGCTGATCCGGAAGGTGCTGCCCGGCGCCGCGCTGCGGGTGGACGGCTCGATCGTGGGGGCGAACACGGTGAGCTCGGTGGTGGCGGTGTTGCCGGCGGCGTCGGCGACCCGGAGGGGGTGGGTGCCGGGGGCGAGGTCGGGGACGGTGGCGGGCACGGAGGTGATCCGGCCGATGGTCGTGGTGCGTCCGGTGGCGACGGTGGTCTCGCCGATGGTGAAGGTGACGTCGCTGCTGGCGGCGAGTCCGGAGGCGGAGAGGGTGGTGGCCTGACCGGCGCTCAGGCGGGCCGGGCTCGCGGAGACGACACCGACGACGCTGAACGCCCCCGGCAAACTCACCTCGACGCCGCCACCGGTAGCGCGCAACGGGTAGCTGCCGCCGGCGGTGAACGGCACCGCGCAGTTCCCCGGGGCGAACGAGCCGCTCGCGTCCGTGATGAACGCGCAGGGGTTGCTGGGGCCGAGGTAGAGGGCGACGACTGACCCGCCGGGCCAGTCCTGCCCGCTGACCTGGAAGGTACTGCCGGGGATCCCGGTGTGGCTGGTCAGCTCGATGGCCGGGGCGAAGACGGTGAGGTCGGTGGTGGCGGTGTTGCCGGCGGCGTCGGTGACCCGGAGGGGGTGGGTGCCGGGGGCGAGGTCGGGGACGGTGGCGGGCACCGAGGTGATCCGGCCGACGGTGGTGGTGCGTCCGGTGGCGACGGTGGTCTCGCCGATGGTGAAGGTGACGTCGCTGGTGGCGGCGAGGCCGGAGGTGGAGAGGGTGACGGCCTGGCCGGCGGCGACCCGGGTGGAGTTCGCCGAGACGCTGCCCACGACGGTGAACCCGACGGGCAGGGGTGCCTGTACGCCGCCGCCGCTCGCCCGCACCGGGTAGGTGCCGCCGGCGACGTTCGGCACCGAGCAGGAGCCCGGGCCGAAGGAGCCGGTGGCGTCCGTGATGAACGAGCAGGGGTTGTTGGGACCGACGTGGAGGGCGACGACGGACCCGCCGGGCCAGTCCTGCCCGCTGACCTGGAAGGTGCTGTCGGGCGCCCCGGTGTGCGTGGTGAGCTGGACGGCGGGGGCGAAGACGGTGAGGTCGGTGGTGGCGGTGTTGCCGGCGGCGTCGGCGACCCGGAGGGGGTGGGTGCCGGGGGAGAGGCCGGGGACCGTGGCGGCGACCGAGGTGATCCGGCCGCTGACCGTGGTGCGTCCCGTGGCGACGGCGCTCTCGCCGATGGTGAAGGTGACGTCGCTGCTGGCGGCGAGGCCGGAGGCGGCGAGGGTGGTGGTCTGGCCGGCGGCGACCCGGTTGGGGTTCGCCGAGACGCTGCCGACGACGGTGAAGCCGGGCAGGTTCACGTGTGCTCCGCCGCCGCTCGCCCGCACCGGGTAGGTGCCGCCGGCGACGGTCGGCACCGCGCAGGAGCCCGGGCCGAAGGAGCCGGTGACGTCCGTGATGAACGAGCAGGGGTTGTTGGGACCGAGGTGGAGGGCGACGACGGACTCGCCGGGCCAGTCCTGCCCGCTGACCTGGAAGGTGCTCTCGGGTGCTCCCGTGTGGCGGGAGAGGGTGACCCGGGGCGCGACGACCTCGACGGAGGACGTGGCGAAGCGCCCGCCCGGCTCGGTCATCGTGATCTCCTGAGGCCCGCCGTCGAGGGCGGGCACCGTGATCGCTGCGCTGACCCGCCCGTTGCCGCCCACGGCGGCGGTGCCGGTCGGGACGACCGCGACGCCGCCGACGGTGATCGCGACCTGCTGACCGGTCGCGGCGAAACCGCGGCCGGTCAGGGTGAGGTCGGCGCCGGCGCTGACCGACGGTGTCGAGGGGTGCACCGACGCCAGCACCTCGAAGCCGGCGGCAGCGGTGGCGACGCCGTTGGTCGCCCGCACCTCACGAGCACCACCCAGGACGTCGGGGACGGTGCAGGAGTCGGAGACGGTGCCTGCCTCGTCGGGCGTCAGCGTGCACAACGAGGACGCGCCGATCTGCACCTGGACCGCTTGGGCGGACTCGGGCCAGCCGGCCCCGGTGACGCTCACGTGGTCACCCGGCGCCGCGGCGGCGGGAGCGACCTGCAGGCTGGCGGTGACCACCTCGACGGGCGTCGTCGCCTCGCCGCCTGCCGGGTCGGCGACCCGCAGTGCGTACGTCCCCGGAGCCAGGTCGGCCGGGACCGTGAGCTGGCTCAGCCCCGTCTGGCCGTGGCTGTCGGTGGTGAGGGCGCCCAGGCTGCGATCGCCGAGGGTGATCTGGAGCTGGACGCCCGCGGCGAAACCGCGCGGCCGGAGCGAGAGTCGGCCGCCGCCGGTGACCGCCGGGCTCACCTGCCGCACCACCGGTCGTACGACGACCGAGCCGGCGGTCGCGACGCGCACCCCGCCGACGGCGCGCACGGGGTGGCTCCCGCTGGGGAGGTCGGGGACCTGGCAGGTGTCCGCCACGTGGCCGTCGTCGCCGGCGCTCAGCGTGCAGGCCCGCTCGGTCCCGAGCTCGACCCGCACCTCGGTGCCGGCCGGCCAACCGGCACCGGAGACCGTGAGGTCGTCGCCCGGACTCGCCTGACGCGGCATCACCTCGATGCTGGCCTCGACCTCGCCGGACACCTCGACCGGAGCGCTCGGCGCCGATGCGGGTCCGGTCCAGGGGCCCAGCTCGGCGCGGACGGCGAAGGTCCAGGTGCCGGGCTCGACGGCCGTGTCGCGGCACGAGGTCGCCGTCACCGTGCCCGCGCAGGTCCCCGTCGCCGGCA encodes the following:
- a CDS encoding LysE family transporter; this translates as MLEVLVSGLVTGWAIAIPIGAVGAFLVTLTARTSYRVGAAAALGIATVDGVYAALAVLAGAALSALLEPVATPLRLASAAVLLVIAALTAWHAVRSSGSTRTPRPMSPRAAYLLFVGITAVNPATVVYFAAIVLGNTDLTSTAAEGAVFVAAAFVASASWQLALAAGGAALGRVATGPRGRLLTGLVSAAVIAGLALHTMLG
- a CDS encoding MBL fold metallo-hydrolase — its product is MRITKFGHACVRVEHDGATIVLDPGVFTDRAALDGADAVLITHEHVDHYLPDHLAAIDVPVFTIDAVAAKIREDVPEVAERTTVVLPGQTFEVAGLPVRAVGELHAVIHPDYPRFHNSGFVITAGAEKVYHPGDALTGPGEYVDVLLAPVSAPWLKISEAIDFARSVEAPRNLAIHDRIYSDVGLGFVETHMNAFLPKQGLSYVRLADGEELA
- a CDS encoding isochorismate synthase — encoded protein: MTSSATPDGQPPAGPLVARTVPVDPAVADSLLDLLPRDRPVTWLRRGEGLVGWGVAAEVRTSGPTRFADAAKWWSEATARAVVDDHVQEPGTGLVSFGTFAFADDPGDSLLVVPSVVVGRRGDSAWLTTVGAEVELPVAQDVPPAPVGVRFADGALNGEQWMTVVADAVARIEAGDLEKVVLARDLIATATDPIDVRWPLRRLASGYPMCWTFHVDGIFGATPEMLVRRERGLVTSRVLAGTIRRTGDDERDLALAATLARSSKDLEEHEYAVRSVADALEPHCSSMNVPEAPFVLHLPNVMHLATDVNGVVHDAATVSSLQLAEALHPSAAVGGTPTPVATALIAEIEGMDRGRYAGPVGWMDASGDGEWGIALRSASLDGATVRLFAGCGIVGDSDPEAELAEAQAKFVPVRDALAP
- a CDS encoding L,D-transpeptidase family protein, translated to MLLVRRLVLVVTLAVLVSATAYGAGWASQQEDRRATAPASAPVAVSAARPAILAPGDRGRRVRALQARLVQLDWFQADPTGRYGDLTTDAVRGFQGKRGIPVTGAVDRRTLRRLRTMTTAPTRAEMRGGGSNVPGPLDRRCRTGRVVCVDKSSRTLRWVVDGEVLKTVDARFGGPGLATREGAFRVQRRSRDHVSSLYGSSMPFAMFFSGGQAVHYSPDFVAVGYAGASHGCVNVRDREAIAWLFDQVRVGDPVIIYRS
- a CDS encoding demethylmenaquinone methyltransferase, which translates into the protein MARAELDKQPTDVRRMFDAVARRYDVTNDVLSMGQDRRWRRSVIAAVDPQPGERVLDLAAGTGTSSQPFADRGATVVPCDFSLGMLRVGKQARPHLPFTAGDGTRLPFADDTFDAVTISFGLRNIVDPLAGLAELQRVTRPGGRLVVCEFSHPTWAPFRTVYLEYLMKALPAISRAVSSSPDAYVYLAESIRAWPDQERLAALIAKAGWARPEWQNLSGGIVALHRATC